Proteins from a single region of Ziziphus jujuba cultivar Dongzao chromosome 1, ASM3175591v1:
- the LOC107434863 gene encoding heterogeneous nuclear ribonucleoprotein 1: MEMEPGKLFIGGISWDTNEDRLREYFQSFGEVVEAVIMKDRATGRARGFGFIVFADPYVAEKVVTEKHVIDGRTVEAKKAVPRDDQNMLNRNNSNILGSPSPARTKKIFVGGLASTVTESDFKRYFDQFGTITDVVVMYDHNTQRPRGFGFITYDSEDAVDKVLYRTFHELNGKMVEVKRAVPKELSPGPNRGQLGGYSYGVGRVTSFLNGFSQGYNSSSVGGYSRFSPVSVGRSGLSSFNPGYGTGLNFEPGLSPSYGVNANQSSNLNYGRGLSPSYNGNSIKYGSAAGYGGGNGGNSSILNTVGRNLWGNGNLNYAANSTNTSSFMGSGSGNTGMGSFSNIGALWGSSPSSGQGGGTGSTFSSGSLTYGSGDVSFGSAGLGYGRNSGAGVTPGLSYATNDGYDGARTDIFEGGSFYGDSTWRSSPSELEGSVSFGYGLGNAASDVMGKNSAGYVGGYGVANRQSTRGIAA; the protein is encoded by the exons ATGGAAATGGAACCAGGCAAGCTATTCATTGGCGGTATATCTTGGGACACAAATGAAGACCGTCTTAGAGAGTATTTTCAATCTTTTGGAGAAGTAGTGGAAGCTGTGATAATGAAGGATCGAGCCACAGGTCGTGCCCGTGGATtcggttttattgtttttgctgATCCTTATGTTGCAGAGAAAGTTGTTACAGAAAAGCATGTGATAGACGGTAGAACT GTTGAAGCAAAAAAGGCTGTTCCTAGGGATGATCAGAACATGCTGAACAGAAATAACAGCAACATTCTGGGGTCACCATCTCCTGCTCGCACAAAGAAGATATTTGTTGGAGGTTTAGCATCCACAGTAACTGAGAGTGACTTTAAGAGATATTTTGATCAATTTGGGACAATTACTGATGTTGTGGTGATGTATGACCATAACACACAAAGGCcaagaggttttgggttcattaCTTATGATTCAGAGGATGCAGTAGATAAAGTGTTATACAGAACATTCCATGAACTCAATGGTAAAATGGTTGAGGTTAAGCGGGCTGTTCCCAAGGAGTTATCCCCTGGACCAAATCGGGGCCAGTTAGGTGGTTATAGCTATGGTGTGGGTAGAGTTACTAGCTTCCTTAATGGTTTTTCTCAGGGATACAATTCAAGTTCAGTTGGAGGATATAGTAGATTTAGTCCAGTTTCTGTTGGTCGGAGTGGATTGTCCTCATTTAATCCTGGATATGGTACAGGTCTGAATTTTGAGCCAGGTTTGAGTCCAAGCTATGGGGTAAATGCAAATCAGAGTTCTAACCTCAACTATGGACGGGGGTTGAGCCCTTCATACAATGGAAATTCAATCAAATATGGTAGTGCTGCTGGTTATGGTGGGGGCAATGGGGGAAACAGTTCTATCCTAAATACAGTAGGTCGGAACTTGTGGGGGAATGGAAACCTTAACTATGCTGCAAACTCCACAAACACAAGTTCTTTTATGGGGTCTGGAAGTGGTAACACGGGAATGGGTTCTTTCAGCAATATTGGAGCACTTTGGGGATCCTCACCTAGTTCAGGTCAAGGTGGAGGTACTGGTTCAACATTTAGTAGTGGAAGTCTGACTTATGGCAGTGGAGATGTGAGTTTTGGGTCAGCAGGGTTAGGATATGGGAGAAACAGTGGAGCTGGTGTCACGCCAGGATTATCATATGCTACAAATGATGGTTATGATGGGGCTCGTACCGACATTTTTGAAGGTGGTTCGTTTTATGGAGATTCCACATGGAGATCCTCACCGTCAGAACTGGAGGGGTCTGTCTCATTTGGTTATGGGCTTGGAAATGCAGCTTCAGATGTCATGGGTAAAAACTCTGCTGGTTATGTTGGTGGTTATGGTGTTGCCAATAGACAATCTACTAGAG GAATTGCTGCCTAG
- the LOC107434847 gene encoding pentatricopeptide repeat-containing protein At4g16470 codes for MLSISISRMKTLISPTKLTIFSSSPHLPQKAPFVLFSLACKSILQNPPSLFPKPSLFHIKPTPTSVVCPVQKRGLQMESESAPSSRASSSGEIHVIVGPMFAGKTTTLLRRIQSESTSGSFQVKPVNKGLQLDRTLRGLCFSGRLKEAVRLLCCTGLQVDPGTYSLLLQECIFRKEYKKGKRIHAQMIVVGFVPGEYLKTKLLILYSKSGDLGTACILFDNLVEKSLVSWNALLAGYVQKGLEKVGLSFYYQMRLGGLVPDQFTFASVFKACATLATLEQGKQAHGVMIKCKIKENVVVNSALMDMYFKCSSLSDGHQLFDTSVNRNVITWTALISGYGQHGRVTEVLDFFHRLNAEGFKPNYVTFLSVLSACSHGGLVDKGWEYFSSMTRDYGIEPRGEHYAAMVDLLGRAGRLRDAYEFVLSSPCKEHSVIWGALLGACRIHGDIDLLKLAANKYFELEPENAGKYVVLSNAYATFGLWENVAKVRAVMKESGMIKEPGYSKIEVQKEVHFFHKGDKSHKQYKEIYEMVKSINWILKDVGCVPDLGGYYALWKTQQTCSNIYIAELHVQLQGSVAIIKSNKDTRYGLDSIVTHDGVKLPCWPLANLSSFRQKFGPDAYDQLDVIGIDEAQFFEDLYDFCREAADHDGKTVIVAGLDGDYLRKSFGCVLDIIPLADSVTKLTARCELCGKRAFFTLRKTQETQTELIGGADVYMPVCRQHYVSGQVVLEAARVVLESQVTCSSYS; via the exons ATGCTGTCCATTTCTATTTCAAGAATGAAAACCCTTATTTCCCCAACAAAGTTGACAATTTTCTCTTCCTCCCCCCACCTTCCCCAGAAAGCACCATTTGTGCTGTTTTCTTTAGCATGTAAATCCATTCTGCAAAACCCACCATCCCTTTTCCCAAAACCCAGTCTTTTTCACATTAAACCCACCCCAACTTCAGTCGTTTGTCCGGTTCAGAAACGAGGCCTGCAAATGGAATCGGAGTCGGCGCCGTCGTCTCGGGCGTCGTCTTCCGGTGAGATTCATGTGATTGTTGGCCCCATGTTCGCCGGAAAGACCACCACACTCCTCCGCAGGATTCAATCTGAAAGCACCAGTGGCAG CTTTCAGGTCAAGCCCGTTAACAAAGGCCTCCAGCTGGATAGAACATTAAGGGGTCTTTGTTTCTCGGGAAGGTTGAAGGAAGCTGTCAGGCTGTTGTGCTGTACAGGATTGCAAGTGGACCCTGGGACATACTCTCTTCTCTTGCAAGAATGCATATTCAGGAAAGAATATAAGAAAGGGAAAAGAATCCACGCCCAAATGATTGTTGTGGGATTTGTTCCTGGTGAATATTTGAAGACCAAGTTGCTAATATTGTATTCAAAATCTGGGGATCTTGGAACAGCATGCATTTTGTTTGATAACTTGGTTGAGAAAAGCTTAGTCTCATGGAATGCATTACTTGCAGGATATGTGCAAAAAGGACTTGAAAAAGTGGGATTGAGCTTTTATTACCAGATGAGACTAGGTGGTTTGGTGCCTGACCAGTTTACTTTTGCATCTGTCTTCAAAGCCTGTGCCACTTTAGCAACACTGGAGCAAGGAAAGCAAGCCCATGGTGTCATGATAAAGTGCAAAATCAAGGAAAATGTTGTAGTCAATAGTGCCCTCATGGATATGTACTTTAAGTGCAGTAGTTTATCTGATGGACATCAGCTGTTTGATACATCTGTAAATAGGAATGTCATTACCTGGACTGCTTTGATATCGGGGTATGGTCAGCATGGAAGAGTAACAGAGGTTTTGGATTTCTTCCACAGGCTGAATGCTGAAGGTTTTAAACCAAATTATGTTACTTTTCTTTCAGTTCTTTCTGCTTGTAGCCATGGAGGTTTGGTAGATAAAGGCTgggaatatttttcttcaatgaCAAGAGATTATGGAATTGAGCCAAGAGGAGAGCATTATGCAGCTATGGTTGATCTTCTAGGTCGCGCTGGGAGGTTACGAGATGCTTATGAGTTTGTTCTGAGCTCACCTTGCAAGGAGCACTCGGTCATATGGGGTGCTCTGCTTGGGGCTTGTAGGATTCATGGAGACATTGACTTGTTAAAGCTTGCGGCAAACAAATATTTTGAGTTAGAACCAGAGAATGCAGGGAAATATGTGGTCTTGTCTAATGCTTATGCCACCTTTGGACTGTGGGAAAATGTTGCAAAAGTCAGGGCTGTGATGAAGGAATCAGGGATGATAAAGGAGCCTGGTTATAGTAAGATTGAGGTTCAAAAGGAGGTCCACTTCTTCCATAAGGGTGATAAATCTCATAAACAATATAAGGAGATTTATGAGATGGTTAAATCAATTAATTGGATCCTAAAAGATGTAGGATGTGTTCCAGATTTAGGTGGCTACTA CGCTCTATGGAAGACTCAACAAACATGCAGTAATATCTATATAGCAGAATTACATGTCCAGTTACAGGG AAGTGTAGCcataataaaatcaaacaagGATACAAGATATGGATTGGATTCAATTGTGACACATGACGGGGTGAAATTGCCATGTTGGCCATTGGCAAATTTGTCATCTTTCAGACAGAAATTTGGTCCTGATGCATATGATCAG TTAGATGTGATTGGTATTGATGAAGCTCAATTCTTTGAAGACCTATATGATTTCTGCCGTGAAGCTGCTGATCATGATGGCAAAACAGTTATAGTTGCTGGACTGGACGGTGACTATTTGAG GAAAAGTTTTGGTTGTGTGCTTGATATAATCCCCCTTGCTGATTCTGTAACCAAGTTAACTGCTAGATGTGAACTTTGTGGAAAACGTGCTTTCTTCACATTAAGAAAGACACAGGAAACACAGACAGAGCTCATTGGCGGGGCTGATGTCTACATGCCTGTCTGTCGGCAGCACTATGTTAGCGGGCAAGTTGTCCTAGAGGCTGCAAGAGTTGTACTGGAATCTCAAGTCACTTGCAGCTCCTATTCATAG
- the LOC107434845 gene encoding pentatricopeptide repeat-containing protein At5g64320, mitochondrial, which yields MLKRPKLTNHVSKSLQSLFKIPCFAICSVGGVKDSISAHKNDNASESENEWVRLLKPFDLKQLRKSLTGITPFQLFKLLQLPIDVPTSMEIFEWAGSQKGYCPSFDVYYVLIDKLGAAKELKLIDKLLMQMKEEGVVFRESLFILIMKHYGRANLPGQAVTLLLDMKSIYLCEPTFKSYNVVLDILVARDCARHACNVFDDMLSKGISPTVYTFGVVMNAHCMLNEVDSACSLLKDMTKHGCVANSVIYQTLIHALLKNNNVNEAKTLLEEMFMMDCTPDVQTFNHVIHALCKVNRINEAKKLFKRMHRRDCTPNDVTYGVLMHGLCRMGQLDEARALLNESSSPNIVLFNTLINGYVMGGRYDEAEDVLYNYMLSSGCHPDILTYNVRIHGLCKKGFLGSACELLNEMARKGCKPNVITYTILIDGFCKEGELERACSILNEMFLKGLELNIVGYNVLISALCKGGKVDEALAMYHGMPGQGCKPDIFTFNSLIFGLCKVDKIKKAWGLYQEMLSKGVVANTVTYNTLIHAFLRHGEIQEAIKLVGNMSFSGCPLDKITYNALIKAHCKAGAIEKGVWFFEEMMSKGLDADNISCNILINGLCRSGKVQDACEFLKRMISRGLNPDIVTYNSLINGMCKMGRILDALDLLDKLPVEGICPDVITYNTLISWHCKEGKVNDACLLLDRGIQNGIVPNDVTWYILVNNLVKESGNHLYIAQQCW from the coding sequence ATGTTAAAAAGACCAAAACTCACAAACCATGTGAGCAAAAGCTTGCAATCTCTGTTCAAAATCCCCTGTTTTGCAATTTGCTCCGTTGGGGGTGTCAAGGATTCTATTAGTGCTCATAAAAATGATAATGCGTCAGAGTCCGAGAACGAATGGGTGAGGCTACTTAAGCCTTTTGACCTCAAACAGCTTCGAAAGTCGCTCACTGGGATTACCCCATTTCAACTTTTTAAGTTGCTTCAGCTGCCAATCGATGTGCCCACGTCGATGGAGATATTTGAATGGGCTGGTTCCCAAAAGGGCTATTGCCCCTCTTTCGATGTGTACTATGTTCTAATTGATAAGCTTGGGGCAGCAAAGGAACTTAAGCTTATAGATAAGTTGTTGATGCAGATGAAAGAAGAAGGGGTTGTTTTTAGAGAGTCTCTTTTCATCTTGATCATGAAACACTATGGGAGAGCTAATCTTCCTGGACAAGCAGTTACTCTGCTCTTGGATATGAAAAGTATTTATCTTTGTGAACCAACTTTTAAGTCCTATAACGTCGTATTGGATATTCTGGTAGCGAGGGATTGTGCTAGACATGCATGCAATGTTTTCGATGATATGCTGAGCAAGGGTATCTCTCCCACTGTTTACACGTTTGGAGTGGTGATGAATGCACATTGTATGCTTAATGAGGTTGATTCCGCATGCTCTCTCCTTAAAGACATGACAAAACATGGGTGTGTTGCAAATTCGGTGATTTACCAGACTCTCATACATGCGCTTTTAAAGAATAATAACGTGAATGAGGCAAAGACACTGTTGGAAGAAATGTTTATGATGGATTGCACACCTGATGTACAGACTTTCAACCATGTTATCCATGCCCTTTGCAAAGTCAACAGGATCAATGaagcaaaaaaattgtttaaacgGATGCATCGTCGTGATTGTACCCCTAATGATGTAACGTATGGGGTTCTAATGCATGGATTATGTAGAATGGGACAGCTTGATGAAGCAAGGGCCTTGTTGAATGAATCGTCTAGCCCAAATATTGTGCTTTTCAATACCTTGATTAATGGTTATGTGATGGGTGGACGATATGATGAAGCTGAGGATGTTTTGTACAATTACATGTTAAGTAGTGGCTGTCATCCTGATATCCTTACATATAATGTACGGATTCATGGACTTTGTAAGAAGGGTTTTTTGGGTTCAGCTTGTGAATTGCTCAATGAGATGGCAAGGAAGGGTTGCAAGCCTAATGTGATAACATACACAATATTGATTGATGGGTTCTGCAAGGAAGGCGAACTGGAGAGAGCCTGCAgtattttaaatgaaatgttTTTAAAAGGACTCGAACTGAATATTGTTGGATACAATGTCCTAATATCTGCTCTATGCAAGGGTGGGAAGGTTGATGAAGCTTTAGCAATGTATCATGGAATGCCCGGGCAAGGATGTAAGCCAGACATATTTACATTTAACTCTCTAATATTTGGACTCTGCAAGGTTGATAAAATCAAAAAGGCCTGGGGACTTTATCAGGAAATGTTGTCAAAGGGTGTTGTTGCCAACACTGTCACTTACAACACGCTAATTCATGCTTTTCTGAGGCATGGTGAAATCCAAGAAGCAATCAAGCTTGTTGGCAACATGTCATTCAGTGGATGTCCTCTTGACAAAATCACATATAATGCCCTAATAAAGGCACATTGTAAAGCTGGGGCTATTGAGAAAGGAGTGTGGTTCTTTGAAGAAATGATGAGCAAGGGGCTTGATGCTGATAACATCTCATGTAATATCTTGATTAATGGTCTTTGTAGAAGTGGTAAAGTACAAGATGCATGTGAGTTTTTAAAGAGAATGATTAGTCGTGGTTTGAATCCGGACATAGTCACTTATAATAGCCTGATTAATGGTATGTGCAAGATGGGGCGCATTTTGGATGCGTTGGATCTCCTTGACAAATTACCAGTTGAAGGAATATGTCCTGATGTTATCACTTACAACACATTGATCAGTTGGCATTGCAAAGAAGGTAAGGTTAATGATGCTTGTTTACTTCTAGATAGAGGCATTCAGAATGGCATTGTACCAAATGATGTGACTTGGTATATCTTGGTCAATAATTTGGTTAAAGAAAGTGGCAATCATTTGTATATAGCTCAGCAATGTTGGTGA